Proteins encoded by one window of Candidatus Nealsonbacteria bacterium:
- a CDS encoding CAP domain-containing protein encodes MKNLKYILVLLLVLGILYFFRVDILRLFPQFSGIEEIFPEIISKLPIEKIRKDVSSPPPLRATKEFPESFLTRSGIITLTNIQRNAHGFLPLSKNEQLNTAAFLKAQDMFEKQYFGHVSPLGVDVGGLADDAGYQFIAIGENLALGNFENNTAVVQGWMDSQGHRANILSSRYTEIGVAAVKGMFEGKSTWIAVQEFGLPLSACPEPEESLKAQIESNDIQLQELERELIVKQKELQRMRPKWGPGYNRKVKEYNALVTQYNNLLGAAEALVSEYNNQVKVFNACAAG; translated from the coding sequence ATGAAAAATCTTAAATACATTTTGGTTTTGCTTCTTGTTTTGGGAATTTTGTATTTTTTCCGGGTGGATATTTTACGTCTTTTTCCCCAATTCTCAGGCATTGAAGAGATATTCCCAGAAATAATCTCAAAACTTCCAATTGAAAAAATCAGGAAAGACGTTTCTTCTCCTCCTCCGCTTCGGGCAACCAAAGAATTCCCAGAATCTTTCCTCACTCGCTCGGGAATCATTACACTAACCAATATTCAGAGAAACGCTCATGGATTCCTGCCATTATCAAAGAACGAGCAACTGAATACGGCAGCTTTCCTCAAGGCGCAGGATATGTTTGAGAAACAATATTTTGGCCATGTTTCCCCTTTAGGGGTTGATGTTGGAGGCTTGGCCGATGATGCAGGGTATCAATTTATTGCAATTGGTGAAAATTTAGCGCTCGGCAATTTCGAGAACAATACAGCTGTGGTGCAAGGATGGATGGATAGCCAAGGGCATCGTGCGAATATTCTGAGTTCTCGCTATACAGAGATAGGGGTAGCTGCTGTAAAAGGTATGTTTGAGGGTAAATCAACCTGGATTGCGGTTCAAGAATTCGGCTTGCCCCTATCCGCCTGCCCAGAACCTGAAGAATCCTTAAAAGCGCAAATCGAGAGTAACGATATCCAGCTTCAAGAACTTGAAAGAGAACTAATAGTCAAACAAAAAGAGCTGCAACGTATGCGTCCAAAATGGGGGCCGGGATATAATAGAAAAGTTAAAGAGTATAATGCTCTGGTCACCCAATATAATAACCTTCTGGGGGCGGCCGAGGCGCTGGTTAGTGAATATAACAATCAAGTCAAAGTATTTAATGCATGTGCCGCTGGGTAG